A single window of Taeniopygia guttata chromosome 1, bTaeGut7.mat, whole genome shotgun sequence DNA harbors:
- the CHD4 gene encoding chromodomain-helicase-DNA-binding protein 4 isoform X10 — protein MASGIGSPSPCSGGSDDDEMEILLNNAIPQHPEPEEEPEEELLSEADTPKIKKKKKPKKLKEPKVPKLSKRQKKELGDSSGEGNEFVEEEEEVLRSDSEGSDYTPGKKKKKKLGPKKEKKNKAKRKEEEEEEEEDDDSKEPKSSAQLLEDWGMEDIDHIFTEEDYRTLTNYKAFSQFVRPLIAAKNPKIAVSKMMMVLGAKWREFSTNNPFKGSSGASVAAAAAAAVAVVESMVTNVDAVLPQPPVDVPLRKAKTKEGKGPNARRKPKASPRIPDIKKPKTKKVAPLKIKLGGFGSKRKRSSSEDDDLDVESDFDDASINSYSVSDGSTSRSSRSRKKLKAGKKKKKGEEDSTVAVDGYETDHQDYCEVCQQGGEIILCDTCPRAYHMVCLDPDMEKAPEGKWSCPHCEKEGIQWEAKEDNSEGEEILEDVVGDAEEEDDHHMEFCRVCKDGGELLCCDACPSSYHIHCLNPPLPEIPNGEWLCPRCTCPALKGKVQKILIWKWGQPPVGPAPPRPPDADPNAPPPKPLEGRPERQFFVKWQGMSYWHCSWVSELQLELHCQVMFRNYQRKNDMDEPPSGDFGGEEEKSRKRKNKDPKYAEMEERFYRYGIKPEWMMIHRILNHSVDKKGNVHYLIKWRDLPYDQASWESEDVDIQDYDLYKQAYWNHRELMRGEEGRPGKKLKKVKMRKLERPPETPTVDPTVKYDRQPEYLDVTGGTLHPYQLEGLNWLRFSWAQGTDTILADEMGLGKTVQTAVFLYSLYKEGHSKGPFLVSAPLSTIINWEREFEMWAPDMYVVTYVGDKDSRAIIRENEFTFEDNAIRGGKKASRMKKEAAVKFHVLLTSYELITIDMAILGSIDWACLIVDEAHRLKNNQSKFFRVLNGYSLQHKLLLTGTPLQNNLEELFHLLNFLTPERFHNLEGFLEEFADIAKEDQIKKLHDMLGPHMLRRLKADVFKNMPSKTELIVRVELSPMQKKYYKYILTRNFEALNARGGGNQVSLLNVVMDLKKCCNHPYLFPVAAMEAPKMPNGMYDGSALIRASGKLLLLQKMLKNLKEGGHRVLIFSQMTKMLDLLEDFLEHEGYKYERIDGGITGNMRQEAIDRFNAPGAQQFCFLLSTRAGGLGINLATADTVIIYDSDWNPHNDIQAFSRAHRIGQNKKVMIYRFVTRASVEERITQVAKKKMMLTHLVVRPGLGSKTGSMSKQELDDILKFGTEELFKDEATEGGDNKEGEDSSVIHYDDKAIERLLDRNQDETEDTELQGMNEYLSSFKVAQYVVREEEMGEEEEVEREIIKQEESVDPDYWEKLLRHHYEQQQEDLARNLGKGKRIRKQVNYNDGSQEDRDWQDDQSDNQSDYSVASEEGDEDFDERSEAARRPSRKGLRNDKDKPLPPLLARVGGNIEVLGFNARQRKAFLNAIMRYGMPPQDAFTTQWLVRDLRGKSEKEFKAYVSLFMRHLCEPGADGAETFADGVPREGLSRQHVLTRIGVMSLIRKKVQEFEHVNGRWSMPELAEIEENKKLSQPSSPSPKTPTPSTPGDTQPNTPAPVPPPEDGVKVEEGASTKEQGEPSEPEKELSASATETEAPMEQCAQPGETPPQEAKSPVNSTEADEKKVEETEVKERPDEPMEVESKADAEKVEDRAATENPPDPPIITLDEKDEKKDDDKRDVVMLQNGEMLKDSVDERHKKAVKQRFMFNIADGGFTELHSLWQNEERAATVTKKTYEIWHRRHDYWLLAGIINHGYARWQDIQNDPRYAILNEPFKGEMNRGNFLEIKNKFLARRFKLLEQALVIEEQLRRAAYLNMSEDPSHPSMALNTRFAEVECLAESHQHLSKESMAGNKPANAVLHKVLKQLEELLSDMKADVTRLPATIARIPPVAVRLQMSERNILSRLANRSSEPPPPPPPQQVAQQQ, from the exons ATGGCTTCGGGCATTGGATCTCCATCACCGTGCTCAGGGGGCAGTGATGATGATGAGATGGAGATCCTGTTGAACAACGCTATCCCCCAGCATCCAG AACCTGAAGAAGAGCCAGAAGAAGAGCTTCTATCAGAGGctgacacccccaaaatcaagaagaagaagaagcccAAGAAACTGAAGGAACCCAAAGTGCCCAAGCTCAGCAAGCGTCAGAAGAAGgag ctGGGGGACAGCTCTGGTGAGGGGAATGAGTTtgtggaggaagaagaagaggttCTGCGCTCTGACAGTGAGGGCAGTGATTATACCcctgggaagaagaaaaagaagaaattaggacccaagaaggaaaagaaaaacaaagccaagcgcaaggaggaagaggaagaggaggaagaagatgaCGACTCAAAG GAGCCAAAGTCATCTGCTCAGCTCCTGGAAGATTGGGGCATGGAGGACATTGATCACATCTTCACAGAAGAGGATTACCGCACACTCACCAACTACAAAGCTTTCAGCCAGTTTGTCAG GCCACTTATCGCAGCCAAGAACCCTAAAATAGCAGTGTCGAAGATGATGATGGTACTGGGAGCCAAATGGAGGGAGTTCAGCACAAACAATCCCTTCAAGGGAAGTTCAGGTGCAtctgtggcagctgctgcagctgcagctgttgCAGTAGTTGAGAGTATGGTGACAAACGTGGATGCTGTCCTGCCACAGCCCCCTGTAGATGTGCCGCTCAGGAAAGCCAAGACAAAGGAGGGCAAAG GGCCCAATGCCCGGCGGAAGCCAAAGGCCAGTCCTCGTATTCCTGATATCAAGAAACCTAAAACAAAGAAGGTGGCACCACTGAAAATCAAACTGGGAGGATTTGGTTCCAAGCGTAAAAGATCATCA AGTGAAGATGATGATCTGGACGTAGAGTCAGACTTTGATGATGCCAGCATCAACAGCTACTCTGTTTCAGATGGATCTACAAGCCGTAGTAGCCGCAGTCGCAAAAAACTCAAGgctgggaagaagaaaaagaaag GTGAGGAGGACTCCACAGTGGCTGTGGATGGCTATGAGACTGATCACCAGGACTACTGTGAGGTGTGCCAGCAGGGAGGAGAAATTATATTATGTGATACCTGCCCTCGTGCCTACCACATGGTTTGCCTGGACCCAGACATGGAGAAAGCTCCAGAGGGCAAATGGAGCTGCCCACACTGT GAAAAAGAAGGCATTCAGTGGGAAGCAAAGGAGGATAACTCTGAAGGTGAGGAAATCCTGGAGGATGTAGTGGGGGAtgctgaggaagaggatgaCCACCATATGGAGTTCTGTAGAGTCTGCAAGGATGgaggagagctgctgtgctgtgatgCCTGTCCTTCATCCTATCACATCCACTGTCTGAATCCCCCACTGCCTGAGATTCCCAATGGAGAGTGGCTGTGTCCTCGCTGCACT TGCCCAGCTTTGAAAGGAAAGGTGCAGAAGATCTTGATCTGGAAATGGGGTCAGCCCCCGGTTGGCCCTGCACCTCCACGTCCACCTGATGCAGATCCTAATGCTCCACCGCCTAAGCCTCTGGAGGGTCGGCCTGAAAGGCAGTTCTTTGTCAAATGGCAGGGCATGTCCTACTGGCACTGCTCCTGGGTGTCGGAGTTGCAG CTGGAGTTGCACTGCCAGGTCATGTTTCGTAACTACCAGCGCAAAAATGATATGGATGAGCCACCCTCAGGAGACTTtggaggggaggaagagaaaagccggaagagaaaaaacaaggaCCCCAAATACGCTGAGATGGAAGAGCGTTTCTATCGATATGGGATCAAGCCAGAGTGGATGATGATCCACAGGATCCTTAATCATAG TGTGGATAAGAAGGGGAATGTCCACTATTTGATTAAATGGAGAGACCTACCCTATGACCAGGCATCCTGGGAAAGTGAAGATGTGGACATTCAAGATTATGATCTCTACAAGCAAGCCTACTGGAATCACAG GGAGCTGATGCGAGGTGAAGAGGGCAGGCCTGGTAAGAAGTTAAAGAAAGTGAAGATGCGGAAACTGGAGAGACCCCCTGAGACTCCCACAGTAGAT CCAACAGTGAAATATGACCGGCAACCGGAGTACCTCGATGTAACAGGGGGGACCTTGCATCCCTACCAACTGGAAGGGCTGAATTGGCTGCGCTTCTCTTGGGCCCAAGGCACAGATACAATCTTGGCTGATGAAATGGGTCTGGGAAAGACTGTGCAGACAGCAGTGTTCCTGTATTCCTTATACAAAGAG GGCCACTCAAAGGGACCCTTCTTGGTGAGTGCGCCACTGTCCACAATCATCAACTGGGAACGAGAATTTGAGATGTGGGCCCCAGATATGTATGTAGTGACCTATGTTGGGGACAAAGACAGCCGGGCCATCATCCGTGAGAATGAATTCACTTTTGAGGATAATGCCATACGTGGAGGCAAGAAGGCGTCCAGAATGAAG AAGGAGGCTGCTGTCAAGTTCCATGTGCTTCTCACCTCCTATGAATTGATCACAATTGATATGGCCATACTAGGCTCTATTGACTGGGCCTGTCTCATTGTGGATGAAGCTCACAGACTGAAGAACAACCAGTCTAAG TTCTTCCGTGTGCTAAATGGTTACTCCCTccagcacaagctgctgcttACGGGAACTCCCCTGCAGAACAACCTGGAAGAACTGTTCCACCTGCTGAACTTCCTGACACCTGAGAGATTCCA TAACTTGGAGGGTTTCCTAGAAGAGTTTGCAGATATTGCCAAGGAAGATCAGATCAAGAAGCTGCATGACATGCTGGGCCCACATATGCTGAGGCGTCTCAAGGCTGATGTTTTCAAGAATATGCCATCTAAGACTGAACTCATTGTCAGAGTGGAGCTGAGTCCCATGCAGAA gaaaTATTACAAATACATTTTGACAAGAAATTTCGAGGCACTGAATGCACGGGGTGGTGGTAACCAAGTCTCATTGCTCAATGTTGTTATGGATCTGAAGAAGTGCTGTAACCACCCCTACCTCTTTCCTGTGGCTGCTATG gAAGCTCCAAAAATGCCAAATGGCATGTATGATGGTAGTGCACTTATTCGAGCCTCTGGAAAGCTGTTGCTGCTCCAGAAAATGTTAAAGAACCTGAAGGAAGGAGGTCACAGAGTGCTCATATTCTCTCAG ATGACTAAAATGTTGGACCTTCTAGAAGATTTTTTGGAACACGAAGGATACAAATATGAGCGGATTGATGGAGGAATCACGGGGAACATGCGTCAGGAGGCTATTGATCGCTTCAATG ctcctggagctcagcagttctgctttctgctttcaACTCGAGCTGGGGGTCTTGGTATTAACTTGGCCACAGCAGATACTGTGATTATCTACGATTCAGACTGGAACCCCCACAATGATATCCAG GCCTTCAGCCGTGCACACAGAATTGGACAGAACAAGAAAGTGATGATATATCGCTTTGTGACAAGGGCCTCAGTGGAGGAGCGTATCACTCAGGTGGCCAAGAAGAAGATGATGCTAACTCACCTGGTAGTGAGACCAGGGTTGGGCTCCAAGACAGGCTCCATGTCCAAACAGGAGCTTGATGACATTCTCAAATTTGGCACTGAAGAGCTCTTCAAGGATGAGGCTACTGAGGGGG GGGATAACAAAGAAGGCGAGGACAGTAGTGTCATCCACTATGATGACAAAGCAATTGAGCGTCTGTTGGATCGGAACCAGGATGAAACAGAAGATACAGAACTTCAGGGCATGAATGAGTATCTCAGCTCCTTCAAGGTGGCCCAGTATGTGGTTCGTGAGGAGGAGATGGGG gaggaagaggaggttgaacGGGAAATTATTAAGCAAGAGGAGTCAGTGGATCCTGATTACTGGGAGAAACTGCTCCGTCACCATTATGAGCAACAACAGGAAGATCTGGCCAGGAATCTGGGCAAGGGCAAACGTATTCGCAAGCAAGTTAACTACAACGATGGCTCGCAAGAGGATAGAG actgGCAGGATGACCAGTCAGATAATCAGTCAGACTATTCAGTTGCTTCTGAAGAAGGAGATGAAGACTTTGATGAGAGATCTGAAG CAGCTCGTAGGCCTAGCCGCAAGGGCTTGAGAAACGATAAGGATAAGCCTCTGCCTCCCTTACTGGCCCGTGTGGGAGGGAACATTGAG GTGTTGGGTTTCAACGCTCGCCAGCGGAAAGCCTTCCTCAATGCTATCATGCGCTATGGAATGCCACCTCAGGATGCCTTCACCACTCAGTGGCTTGTTCGGGACCTCCGTGGCAAGTCAGAGAAAGAGTTCAA GGCCTATGTCTCGCTGTTCATGCGCCATTTATGTGAACCTGGAGCTGATGGTGCGGAGACCTTTGCAGATGGGGTCCCACGGGAAGGTCTTTCTCGACAGCACGTCCTTACTCGCATTGGGGTCATGTCCCTTATACGCAAAAAG GTGCAGGAATTTGAGCATGTGAACGGCCGCTGGAGTATGCCAGAACTGGCAGAGATAGAGGAGAACAAGAAACTTTCACAGCCCAGCTCACCCTCTCCCAAAACTCCAACTCCTTCGACACCAGGGGATACGCAGCCGAATACACCGGCCCCTGTTCCTCCGCCTG AAGATGGAGTAAAAGTAGAAGAAGGAGCAAGTACTAAGGAGCAAGGAGAGCCTTCTGAACCAGAGAAGGAGCTCAGTGCCTCTGCTACTGAAACAGAGGCCCCTATGGAG CAGTGTGCTCAGCCTGGGGAGACACCGCCCCAGGAAGCAAAATCCCCAGTGAACTCCACAGaagcagatgaaaaaaaagtaGAGGAAACAGAAGTGAAAGAAAGACCAGATGAACCAATGGAAGTAGAAAGCAAAG ctgacGCGGAAAAAGTGGAAGACAGAGCAGCTACTGAAAATCCCCCTGACCCTCCTATAATCACTCTGGATGAGAAAG ATGAGAAAAAGGACGATGATAAGAGAGATGTGGTGATGCTGCAGAATGGAGAGATGCTGAAAGACTCAGTAGATGAAAGGCACAAGAAGGCAGTAAAGCAGCGCTTCATGTTCAACATAGCAGATGGTGGTTTCACTG AGCTACACTCCCTCTGGCAGAACGAAGAGCGGGCTGCCACCGTCACAAAGAAGACCTATGAGATCTGGCATCGGCGTCATGACTACTGGCTCCTAGCTGGGATTATCAA TCATGGCTATGCCCGTTGGCAGGATATTCAGAATGATCCACGTTACGCCATCCTCAATGAACCCTTCAAGGGTGAGATGAACAGGGGTAACTTCCTGGAAATAAAGAATAAGTTTTTGGCAAGGAGATTTAAG CTCCTGGAACAAGCACTGGTGATCGAGGAACAGTTGCGGCGAGCTGCCTATCTGAACATGTCCGAAGACCCATCTCACCCATCCATGGCTCTGAACACACGTTTTGCAGAGGTGGAATGCCTGGCTGAGAGCCACCAGCACCTGTCCAAGGAATCAATGGCTGGGAATAAACCAGCCAATGCTGTGCTGCACAAAG TTCtgaagcagctggaggagctgttGAGTGACATGAAGGCAGATGTGACTCGTCTGCCTGCCACAATCGCCCGCATCCCACCTGTGGCAGTGCGCCTTCAGATGTCAGAACGCAACATCCTCAGCCGCCTGGCCAACCGCAGCAGCgagcccccgccgccgccccctccccaacAA Gtggcccagcagcagtga